Genomic DNA from Flavobacteriales bacterium:
AGGTGTCTCCAGAGATGTTGTATTCCACACCTGCACCCACTTGAAGGGCGGTTCTGAAAAAACTGATATCCTCGGAAATGTTCAGGTCCTCCTCGCTCATCTCTGACTCGCTAGGGAACTTGTATTCGATATCCTCTCGAGCCTTGATGTTGAAAGATAGGTCCAATCCGAACTGACCGTAATAGGTGAAATAGCCTATTTCATTGGTCTTCAGTTTCAGTGTCAGGGGGATGTCCAAGTACTGCAGTCTGTACTTCTCTGTCGACTCAGCGAATTCATCGATGAGTGTACTTACTGTATCTCCTTTGGGCATGACCATAGTTGTACCATCGTGGTATCTAGTGTTCTTTATCGTGCCCCCTTGACTATTGATCAGGATACCCGTGGAGAATGCATAATTGGGGTTGCCAGCGATGGTGAAGTCAGTGATGATCCCATAGGAAAAGGCCAGCCTATTGGCATCCTTCTCCAGTATGTCTCCCTCAGGAGCCAACCAGGAAGTAGCAGGTTGAATAGCAAAGGCAATGCGTACTGGACGATCGTCTTGAGCATTCAACGAGCTGATAGTCAAGCATATAGCTATAATTGGTAGGAATATCTTCTTCATATCTTTGGCGCCTTGATTATGAGTCAAAGAAAAGAATTATCGCTTGATACACTGTGTGTGGGATTGTCTCTCATCCTCCTGCTCTTCTCTTGCTCTGATCCAAGTATCGATAGAACTGTAGAACCCATTGAAGTTGAACTGGAATTGGTGCGCTTGGACCTCGAGATCTTCAAAGAAGAACCCTTGGAAGAAAAGCACGAGCGATTACGTGAGCAACATCCTAAATTCTACTCACAATATTTCCGCGAGATCCTCTTGCTTGGTCCACTCGATGATTCTCTGGCCTTGCAGAATCTCGAACGCTTCGTTCAGGATGAGGAATGGCAATTCGCCCAGAGGCAGATCGATTCTGTCTTTACGGATACGGAAGAATACCACCAGCAATTCTCTGAGGCATTCGGTAGGTACAAGGCAATATTTCCAGAGCGCAAGGTGCCGGATGTGTATTTCATGAATTCCGGATACAACTACGGCATCTATCCCATTCCTCAATTAGACGTCTTGGGCATTGGGGCGGAATTCTATCTGGGAGCATCCAACCCTATGATCGATCGCCTGCCAAATGAGTTGTTCCCTGCCTATCTACGTGAGCAGATGATACCGGAACATCTTGTTCCGAATGCGATGAAAGGCTGGCTGATCCTCAATCACGATGAAGGTGGAGGACGGGCCGATCTACTTGGGCTAATGGCTTCTTATGGTAAGATCATGTATGCCCTTCACCTCTGTATCCCTGAGATCGAGGAGTATCGACATTTCGCTTATTCAGAAGCAGAATGGAATTGGTGTGTGGACAATGAGCAGAACATCTGGAAGGTCATCATCGATCAGGATATCCTCTTCACCAAAGAAAGAAAGACCCTTACGGATTGGATCGGTCGCGGACCTTATACGCAGGGATTCTCAGAAGAATCTCCGGCCGAGTTAGGATATTTCATGGGCAAGCAGATGGTCAAGGATTACATGCGTGAGCATCCTGAAGTGACCGTACAACAGTTGATGTCCGTACCGGCCGAGGCCATATTAAAAGCATATACACCCGGATGAACAAGAAGAAACAGATACGTATAGATGTCAGCCTGGATGAGAATCATCTTCCAGAAAAGCTGGAATGGGAAGCAGATGATGGAGTAGGGAAGAAGACCGCTGGAGCTGCACTTATCTCATTTTGGGATAAGGACGAGCAGCAGGCCCTGCGGGTGGACTTGTGGGATAAGGATTTCACCACGGATGAGATGAAGACCTTCTTTGTTCAGACCCTATTGACGATGAACGACACACTGGAGAGGGCCACAGGCGATACGGAGACCTGTGCTGGAATCCGCGAATTCGGACTGGATCTGGGAAAACATCTAGGGGTGATCACTGAGTGATCATTAGGTGCTAAAAGAGTTCATTGGTCTTACTGATGAACGCCAGTATCTCTTCCCTTCCTTCTTTACTTACCGCAGAGGTGTGGAAAATCGGAGGCAATTTCTCCCATTCTTCGAGCATGGTCTCGGTGTATGCCTTCAGATGTTCTGACCGAGTCTCCTTATTCACCTTTTCTACTTTGGTGAATGCCATCACAAAAGGTATACCTCTAAGGCCGAGTTCGGCCATGAATTCCAGATCGACAGCTTGAGCAGGTATGCGCCCGTCCAGGAGCACAAATACACACATCAGATTCTGCCGTTGTTCCAGATAGCTCCAAGTGAAGGCTTTCCACTTGGCCCGTTCCTTTTTAGAGATCTTGGCGTAGCCATAGCCTGGGAGGTCGACCAGATACCAGCTGTCATCTATATTGAAATGGTTGATCAATTGGGTCTTTCCCGGTCTGCCTGAGGTTTTGGCCAATGACCTGCGACCTGCCAACATATTGATCAGTGAGCTCTTACCGACATTGCTTCTACCGATAAAAGCGTATTCAGGTCTATCCGCTTTGGGGCATTGCGAAGGATCTGCACTGCTCTTCAGGAATTCAGCTTTGATTATCTCCATGCGGGGCTATATCTGTCCCATCCAAGGACAAATCTCGATACTCAATTGAAGACAGGAGTTTTCTCTATCCACTCACCTAGATATCGGTTGAATTCTTCAGGATGTTCCATCATAGGAGCATGTCCGCATTTGTCGATCCAGTACAATGTGCTGTTCTCTATCTTGGCGTGGAATTCCTCTGCGACCTCAGGTGGCGTGATGGTATCGTTCTTCCCCCAGATCAGACATACCGGCATCTTATAGTTCTCAAGTTCCTTGGCCATATTATGTCGTATGGCCGATTTAGCAATGCTCAGTATGCGTATGACCTTGTTCCGATTGTTGACCGCTTCATGGCATTCGTCCACCAATTCATCGGTGACCATGGCCGGGTCATAGAAGGTGAGAGCGATCTTCTCTCTGAGATAGTTCTTGTCCTCTCTACGAGGGAAGCTCCCTCCAAATGCATTCTCATATAAGCCGGAACTCCCTGAGAGTACCATACTGCTGACTCGCTCCGGATGCTCGGCCGCGTAGACCAATCCTACATGTCCTCCAAGACTGTTCCCCAATAGGTTGACCTGGTCATAGCCTTTGTGGTCGATGAATTTGGCCAAGAACTTGGCGATTGCCT
This window encodes:
- a CDS encoding gliding motility protein GldC, giving the protein MNKKKQIRIDVSLDENHLPEKLEWEADDGVGKKTAGAALISFWDKDEQQALRVDLWDKDFTTDEMKTFFVQTLLTMNDTLERATGDTETCAGIREFGLDLGKHLGVITE
- a CDS encoding YihA family ribosome biogenesis GTP-binding protein, yielding MEIIKAEFLKSSADPSQCPKADRPEYAFIGRSNVGKSSLINMLAGRRSLAKTSGRPGKTQLINHFNIDDSWYLVDLPGYGYAKISKKERAKWKAFTWSYLEQRQNLMCVFVLLDGRIPAQAVDLEFMAELGLRGIPFVMAFTKVEKVNKETRSEHLKAYTETMLEEWEKLPPIFHTSAVSKEGREEILAFISKTNELF
- a CDS encoding alpha/beta hydrolase, with amino-acid sequence MATSNDSFYSNLEDQLIVEGDFSYIEEGEGPVFILLHGLFGALSNFRAVTDFLSDRFTVVIPRLPIYELPVLNTNVKAIAKFLAKFIDHKGYDQVNLLGNSLGGHVGLVYAAEHPERVSSMVLSGSSGLYENAFGGSFPRREDKNYLREKIALTFYDPAMVTDELVDECHEAVNNRNKVIRILSIAKSAIRHNMAKELENYKMPVCLIWGKNDTITPPEVAEEFHAKIENSTLYWIDKCGHAPMMEHPEEFNRYLGEWIEKTPVFN
- a CDS encoding PorT family protein; translated protein: MKKIFLPIIAICLTISSLNAQDDRPVRIAFAIQPATSWLAPEGDILEKDANRLAFSYGIITDFTIAGNPNYAFSTGILINSQGGTIKNTRYHDGTTMVMPKGDTVSTLIDEFAESTEKYRLQYLDIPLTLKLKTNEIGYFTYYGQFGLDLSFNIKAREDIEYKFPSESEMSEEDLNISEDISFFRTALQVGAGVEYNISGDTYLVGGIVWNNGLNNIFSDQNYIMEDDDGSPAITGNNSLREGEKIKVTSNYLGLTLGVFF